A stretch of the Balneola vulgaris DSM 17893 genome encodes the following:
- a CDS encoding cation:proton antiporter family protein: MEILWLSLAYGLGMLVKQLKLPSLIGYLIAGMVLSFFGVEDDQGLLHQIGHYGVIFLLFTVGLHLRIKNIVRSEVFGAGSIHLIISAAIFWGISVAFGFTVIEALIIGVLLGFSSTVLAAKTLEARGELGAFHARVSIGILILQDLVAITVLALTGGGAPNVWSFALLALPLLRPVLIRLLSASGHEDLQLLFGLILAMGTASLFDVLGLSSELGALVAGALLSGTDQSDELSHKLWSLKEAFLVGFFLEVGLAGLPQLNDLIFAGTLLLVLPLKAALFFFLLIAFKLRSRNSFMVTITLSSFSEFTLIAGMVAASAGFIPDSIIIVFALLTAVSYTINAPFAAQANQLWKKFEDKLIPFERDVKHPGQQVANLGGAQYLIIGMGQAGVAAYDYLKQREYRVTGMDVDPARLEVNLKARRRVVYGDAQDSELWETIDLTGVKSIMLAIPNPDTKIQATQLLRENGYVEDIYALTMRDEEHQALKEAGANAVCLPLTQAGQKLAELSITDDIHGSMSLDVQFTNIQPSV; the protein is encoded by the coding sequence ATGGAGATTCTTTGGTTAAGCCTTGCTTATGGTTTAGGGATGTTGGTTAAGCAATTAAAGCTGCCATCGCTTATCGGTTATTTGATAGCGGGTATGGTTCTCTCCTTTTTTGGTGTTGAAGATGATCAAGGGTTATTGCACCAAATTGGTCATTATGGGGTTATTTTCCTCCTTTTTACAGTGGGACTTCATCTTCGAATCAAGAACATTGTGCGCTCCGAAGTTTTTGGGGCCGGAAGCATTCACCTCATCATATCAGCAGCCATTTTTTGGGGTATATCGGTAGCCTTTGGGTTTACCGTAATCGAAGCCCTAATCATTGGTGTACTTCTTGGTTTTTCCAGTACTGTATTAGCGGCAAAAACCTTAGAGGCTAGAGGCGAACTCGGGGCTTTCCATGCACGTGTTTCTATCGGTATTTTGATACTACAAGACCTTGTTGCTATCACTGTTCTAGCCCTTACTGGTGGTGGCGCGCCGAATGTATGGAGCTTTGCTTTACTCGCCTTACCACTCCTGCGTCCTGTCTTAATCCGACTATTATCTGCCAGTGGTCATGAGGATCTCCAACTACTATTCGGTTTAATCTTAGCCATGGGAACGGCTTCATTATTTGATGTTTTAGGACTTTCGTCTGAATTAGGAGCATTAGTTGCAGGAGCATTGCTTTCAGGGACGGACCAATCGGATGAACTCAGCCATAAACTATGGAGCTTAAAAGAAGCTTTTTTAGTAGGCTTCTTCCTCGAAGTTGGTTTGGCTGGGCTTCCTCAATTAAACGATCTGATTTTTGCAGGAACACTCTTACTAGTTCTTCCATTAAAAGCGGCTTTATTCTTCTTTTTACTCATCGCATTTAAACTGCGTTCTCGTAACTCATTCATGGTTACCATTACCTTAAGTTCATTCAGTGAGTTTACTTTAATTGCGGGTATGGTTGCTGCTTCTGCAGGCTTCATCCCAGACTCTATTATAATAGTCTTCGCACTCTTAACCGCAGTTTCTTATACCATTAATGCTCCATTTGCTGCACAGGCCAACCAGCTTTGGAAAAAATTTGAAGACAAGCTTATACCCTTCGAACGCGATGTAAAACATCCAGGGCAACAAGTGGCTAACTTGGGAGGTGCACAGTATTTAATAATTGGAATGGGCCAAGCCGGTGTAGCTGCCTACGACTATCTGAAGCAACGAGAATATAGAGTAACAGGTATGGATGTGGATCCTGCTCGCCTCGAAGTAAACTTAAAAGCGAGACGTAGAGTGGTTTATGGCGATGCCCAAGATTCCGAGCTTTGGGAAACTATCGACTTAACAGGTGTTAAATCTATCATGTTAGCAATCCCAAATCCTGATACCAAAATTCAAGCAACACAGTTATTGCGCGAGAATGGATACGTGGAAGACATCTATGCCCTTACCATGCGAGATGAGGAGCATCAAGCGTTAAAAGAAGCCGGTGCGAATGCTGTGTGCTTACCACTAACCCAAGCTGGGCAAAAGCTAGCTGAGTTAAGCATTACGGATGATATACATGGGTCAATGTCACTAGACGTGCAGTTTACGAATATCCAGCCTTCAGTTTAG
- a CDS encoding TIGR03545 family protein, translated as MRIFRIQGIIAVVVITILSFLISWISIDPIVEERLEYSASVANGALVEIDDFEISLVDLKIRWSRLQVANPENTMENSFETGEAELDFLFWPTLWERVIIEDVIFKEFRMDTERETDGYFEIPEEEKNKEPGFLTKVISDVTSEVSRNANMEFNNIKSDINVDSVLAKLDLQAPEKIDTLRNGLEQNYQKWDSTLTNTDINKEIASVQSSIQKINVKEIKDPKKAIEAIQNVQKLAKQVDSLRNRANQIKSEFQEDFGDTKFSIGRIDNWIEGDYQRAMNMAKLPRLDAQNIAQSLFGENLLADYAGYMEYLAIAREYSSRLAGDDKEKIERYEGIDYEFTDKYDWPKLWIQNIDVSGETKTAIKLAGQIAHISSDQKKTKEPITFNLSGSDDASRKMSLTGEINYLGEEPVESFNFTYDGFSLAGTKLSPSELLPYPMEQGVGEVSASLQIVDKRIDSEINYSAKNLAFNFDAVPSNDRIQQLIKDAVSSTDRIDVTALVDNVDGPLKVRIRSNIDDLFVNALKNTVSKEVDRARQRIEAEVRKEVEGRKEDIIAFKEQKEAEIRKEYEQLEARIQQELQKVEEKKAELEKKKKELEDSLKNKIKDKIGIDWE; from the coding sequence ATGAGGATATTTAGAATACAAGGAATCATTGCGGTAGTTGTAATCACAATCTTAAGCTTTTTAATAAGCTGGATAAGCATTGATCCTATCGTTGAAGAGCGCCTTGAGTATAGTGCAAGTGTTGCCAATGGGGCACTGGTTGAAATCGATGACTTTGAAATTAGCTTAGTAGATCTAAAAATTAGATGGAGTAGACTGCAAGTGGCGAACCCTGAAAACACTATGGAGAATAGTTTTGAAACAGGGGAGGCGGAATTAGACTTTCTGTTTTGGCCAACACTTTGGGAACGTGTAATTATAGAAGACGTGATTTTCAAAGAGTTTAGAATGGACACCGAACGTGAAACGGATGGCTACTTCGAAATTCCTGAAGAAGAAAAGAATAAGGAGCCAGGTTTTTTAACGAAAGTTATTTCAGATGTGACTTCAGAGGTGTCTCGAAATGCGAATATGGAGTTCAACAACATCAAGTCTGATATAAATGTAGACAGTGTTTTAGCCAAGTTAGATCTTCAAGCTCCGGAAAAGATTGATACCCTTAGAAACGGTTTAGAGCAAAATTACCAAAAGTGGGATAGCACTCTTACCAATACGGATATCAATAAAGAGATTGCCTCTGTTCAGAGTAGCATTCAAAAGATCAATGTGAAGGAAATTAAAGATCCTAAGAAAGCAATTGAAGCCATACAGAATGTACAAAAGCTAGCTAAACAAGTTGATTCACTAAGAAATAGAGCCAATCAGATTAAGTCGGAGTTCCAGGAAGACTTTGGAGACACTAAGTTTAGTATTGGTCGCATTGATAATTGGATTGAAGGTGATTACCAACGAGCAATGAATATGGCCAAATTACCTCGCTTGGATGCACAGAATATAGCGCAGTCGTTATTTGGTGAAAACCTGCTAGCCGATTACGCTGGTTATATGGAATATCTCGCCATTGCACGTGAATATAGCAGTAGATTGGCAGGCGATGACAAAGAGAAAATCGAGCGTTACGAAGGGATCGACTACGAATTTACCGACAAGTACGACTGGCCAAAACTGTGGATTCAAAACATTGATGTATCCGGTGAAACAAAAACAGCGATTAAGTTAGCGGGTCAAATTGCTCACATAAGTAGCGACCAGAAAAAAACAAAAGAGCCCATTACCTTTAATCTATCTGGAAGTGATGATGCTAGCCGAAAAATGAGTTTAACGGGTGAGATTAATTATCTGGGTGAAGAACCTGTGGAGTCATTTAATTTTACCTATGATGGTTTCTCTTTAGCGGGGACCAAATTATCCCCCTCTGAGTTACTGCCTTACCCAATGGAACAAGGGGTTGGGGAAGTCTCAGCAAGTTTGCAAATCGTTGATAAGAGAATTGATAGCGAAATTAACTATTCAGCCAAGAATTTGGCGTTTAATTTCGATGCTGTTCCTTCAAATGATAGGATTCAGCAATTAATTAAAGATGCGGTTAGCAGTACCGATCGCATTGATGTTACGGCCTTAGTTGATAACGTGGATGGTCCACTCAAAGTAAGAATCAGGTCGAATATCGATGATTTATTTGTGAATGCTTTGAAGAACACGGTAAGTAAAGAAGTGGATAGAGCCCGTCAAAGAATTGAAGCGGAAGTACGTAAAGAGGTGGAAGGTCGCAAAGAAGATATCATTGCGTTCAAAGAGCAAAAAGAGGCTGAGATTCGAAAAGAGTACGAACAGTTAGAGGCCAGAATTCAGCAAGAACTTCAAAAAGTGGAAGAGAAAAAGGCTGAGCTCGAGAAAAAGAAAAAAGAGCTAGAAGATTCCCTCAAAAATAAGATTAAAGATAAAATCGGTATCGATTGGGAATAG
- a CDS encoding TIGR03546 family protein, which translates to MFLILKYIAKLLKALASEASPNQLAGGFILGMIIGLTPVMSFHNLIILVLVLILKVNVGMVILAFLVFSGIAYLADPLFHDFGTYLLELEGMQSTYISMYDNEFWAITKFYNTVVIGSLTTAIILCVPMFPLTKVGVVQYRKHIHEKVMKTKLMKTLKGTKVYSIYQTAARLRG; encoded by the coding sequence ATGTTCCTGATATTAAAATACATTGCAAAATTACTTAAGGCTTTAGCTTCTGAAGCATCCCCAAACCAATTGGCAGGAGGGTTCATTCTCGGTATGATCATCGGCTTAACCCCAGTTATGTCTTTTCATAACTTAATTATCTTGGTTTTAGTGCTGATACTGAAGGTAAATGTGGGGATGGTGATCTTAGCATTTTTAGTATTTAGTGGTATCGCTTACTTAGCCGACCCACTTTTTCATGATTTCGGGACGTACTTATTAGAGCTAGAGGGGATGCAAAGTACATATATTTCCATGTACGACAATGAGTTTTGGGCCATCACCAAGTTCTATAACACCGTAGTTATTGGGAGTCTAACAACTGCCATTATTCTATGTGTGCCTATGTTTCCACTTACAAAGGTAGGGGTGGTTCAGTATCGCAAGCACATCCATGAGAAAGTGATGAAAACGAAACTGATGAAAACACTGAAGGGTACAAAAGTGTACTCTATCTATCAGACAGCAGCAAGGTTGAGAGGTTAA
- a CDS encoding choice-of-anchor B family protein, producing the protein MRHLTFCAIALLAMLNCTDSSSNSGEEEVYTPPIPPGFECVDGLSAGTYPCNNIDLVARVSASELRGSNLNDIWGWKDPQTEKEYALVGLTDGVTFVDVTNPDEPIVVGKLPESNISAKYKVLTDPNYEACQIGIGETEYSKNLQKGSAWRDHKVYNNHLYIGSDSQPHGVQVFDLTKLRGYNGSFIEFNDDNLYAGLANSHNIVINEETGFLYATGATNADTCNTAGLHILDLSTPSDPVFAGCYEDATPPRRSEGSAYIHDAQCVIYNGPDTEHAGKEVCFNAAERSLAIADVTDKQNLQTLGFATQPYMYYAHQGWLTEDQQYFIMNDELDEINLGRNTKSYVFDVRDLDNPVFIDYYTHNTFSIDHNMYVKGDYVYASNYNSGLRILKMDNIAEADLSLAAFFDTQPASDQNNFSGAWSVYPYFDSGTVIVSDIADGLFILKPNLN; encoded by the coding sequence ATGCGTCATTTAACTTTTTGTGCAATTGCTCTGCTAGCAATGTTAAACTGCACCGATTCTTCCTCTAATTCAGGTGAAGAGGAAGTTTATACTCCTCCAATTCCACCCGGTTTTGAATGTGTTGACGGATTGTCCGCTGGCACCTATCCTTGTAACAACATCGACTTAGTGGCGCGTGTAAGTGCTTCTGAACTCAGAGGAAGTAATTTAAATGATATTTGGGGATGGAAAGACCCTCAAACAGAAAAAGAGTATGCCCTTGTTGGGTTAACGGATGGGGTTACATTTGTGGATGTGACCAATCCCGATGAGCCTATTGTTGTTGGGAAACTTCCTGAAAGTAACATCTCTGCTAAATATAAAGTGCTAACAGACCCAAATTACGAAGCTTGCCAAATTGGAATCGGTGAAACTGAGTATTCAAAAAATCTACAAAAAGGTTCTGCCTGGCGAGATCACAAAGTATATAACAACCACTTATATATTGGTAGCGATAGCCAACCTCATGGTGTTCAAGTATTCGACCTAACTAAATTACGAGGGTACAATGGTAGTTTTATCGAATTCAACGACGATAATCTATATGCTGGTTTAGCCAATTCGCATAATATTGTTATCAATGAAGAAACGGGCTTTTTATATGCTACCGGTGCCACGAACGCTGACACCTGTAATACAGCTGGGCTTCATATTTTAGATTTATCCACTCCATCCGACCCCGTTTTTGCTGGTTGTTATGAAGACGCCACCCCTCCCCGACGAAGTGAAGGTTCCGCGTATATTCATGATGCGCAGTGTGTGATTTATAATGGTCCTGATACCGAGCACGCAGGGAAAGAAGTATGCTTTAACGCTGCTGAAAGATCTTTAGCTATTGCTGATGTTACTGATAAGCAAAACTTACAAACGTTGGGCTTTGCTACGCAGCCTTATATGTACTATGCGCACCAGGGTTGGTTAACGGAAGACCAGCAATATTTTATCATGAACGATGAGTTAGATGAAATCAACTTAGGTAGGAATACTAAATCGTATGTATTTGATGTAAGAGATTTAGACAACCCGGTATTCATTGATTACTACACCCACAATACTTTTTCTATCGATCATAATATGTATGTGAAAGGTGATTACGTGTATGCCTCAAATTACAATTCGGGATTACGCATTTTAAAGATGGATAACATTGCCGAGGCCGACTTATCCTTGGCGGCTTTCTTCGATACCCAGCCTGCATCCGACCAAAACAACTTCAGTGGCGCATGGAGTGTTTACCCATACTTCGATAGCGGCACTGTTATTGTGAGTGATATCGCTGACGGCCTGTTTATCTTGAAGCCAAATCTAAATTAA